A part of Paenibacillus sp. IHBB 10380 genomic DNA contains:
- a CDS encoding response regulator transcription factor: MSQRLLVIEDEPTLARLLSYNLSQEGYEVTMEDHGSVGYERASQESFDLILLDLMLPGMNGFEILSKLRGQGIVTPIIILTARNAEEEVVQGLKSGADDYITKPFGVSELLARVSAVMRRVSGRIEEDKNMVESTSSMISLGLLEIFPEKYEVILGGQSINLRPKEFEVLLYLARKPGVVLTRDDLMNEVWGFDYIGGQRTVDVHVSSLRKKLELDPDSVHIDSIRGVGYKLVVNKKRSAHHLT, from the coding sequence ATGTCACAACGATTATTGGTAATTGAGGATGAGCCTACACTGGCCCGGTTACTATCTTATAATTTATCACAAGAGGGCTACGAAGTTACGATGGAAGACCACGGTTCGGTTGGGTATGAGAGAGCTTCACAGGAGTCATTTGACCTCATTTTGTTAGATCTTATGTTGCCTGGAATGAATGGATTTGAAATATTGAGTAAATTAAGAGGACAAGGTATTGTAACGCCTATCATTATCTTGACAGCTAGAAATGCAGAGGAAGAGGTTGTTCAGGGACTTAAGTCAGGGGCCGATGATTATATTACGAAGCCCTTTGGTGTCTCAGAGCTCTTAGCTCGCGTAAGTGCAGTGATGCGGCGTGTCTCTGGACGAATTGAAGAGGATAAGAATATGGTGGAATCCACCTCATCCATGATTTCTTTGGGACTACTCGAAATATTTCCTGAGAAATATGAAGTCATTTTGGGAGGGCAGAGTATTAATTTGCGACCCAAGGAATTCGAGGTATTACTGTACTTAGCGCGAAAGCCTGGAGTGGTCCTTACAAGAGATGACTTAATGAACGAGGTATGGGGATTTGATTATATAGGTGGACAGAGAACGGTAGATGTGCACGTCAGTTCACTCCGTAAAAAGCTTGAACTAGATCCAGACTCAGTACACATTGACTCCATAAGGGGTGTAGGGTACAAGTTAGTTGTTAATAAGAAAAGAAGCGCTCATCATTTGACGTAA
- the pnpS gene encoding two-component system histidine kinase PnpS: MRPFRSRLTLILMIMIGVTILGAGIVMAKVFKDSHIEVLEDNMYREIMLLSSTFDFHSIVGEEAELYYSTEAKEISELTNARVTFIDHDGDVIGDSESDADEMDNHRGREEIQSADENNIGYAIRYSATLGQDMLYVAAPVKSGDVYDGYIRLSVSLKFVDEGMRRAWTLVAVWFIVLFAVAAIVSYRVAGSLTSPLEKITKVARRFSHLDYTARVKIERHDEVGQLSHAINTMADSLQTQLKIIQDNEDLLQSVLDNMAGGIVMIDDKDNIAMVNPFAEKTLGIKSSQLLGKSYLEMKQHYELTKILKEGLYHRKPIHEERTLYNPDEKIVRLDGVPMNAEGGPYKGMLFLFQDVTDIRRLENMRSEFVANVSHELKTPVAAVKGFSETLLAGGVKDEKTVRSFLQIIYDESERLNRLIGDILELSKIESKRIPLSLSPVHLSSFVASMLETMETVAQKKRISLQAEVPEELYMEADEDKLRQILMNLLANAINYTQDGGRVRVVVDHHELSKEEETISFTVTDTGMGIPKKDLPRIFERFYRVDKARSRISGGTGLGLSIVKHLVDLHHGTLSVESELNIGSSFRVELPMLQDSE; this comes from the coding sequence ATGAGACCCTTTCGTTCGAGGCTAACACTTATTCTGATGATTATGATCGGAGTAACCATACTTGGAGCCGGTATAGTGATGGCTAAAGTATTCAAAGATTCTCATATTGAAGTGCTTGAAGATAACATGTATCGAGAGATTATGCTTCTAAGTAGCACATTTGATTTTCACTCCATCGTAGGAGAGGAGGCCGAATTGTACTATTCAACTGAGGCTAAGGAGATTAGTGAATTAACGAACGCTAGAGTAACGTTTATTGATCATGACGGTGATGTCATTGGCGATTCTGAGAGTGACGCAGATGAGATGGATAATCATAGGGGGCGGGAAGAAATTCAATCAGCCGATGAGAATAACATCGGATACGCCATCAGATACAGTGCAACACTTGGACAAGACATGTTATATGTAGCAGCACCTGTTAAATCGGGCGATGTATATGATGGGTATATCCGATTGTCTGTGAGCTTGAAATTCGTGGACGAGGGGATGAGACGTGCTTGGACGCTTGTAGCGGTATGGTTTATTGTGTTATTCGCAGTAGCAGCAATTGTTAGTTACCGTGTAGCGGGTAGTCTTACATCCCCACTTGAGAAAATAACCAAGGTCGCAAGACGATTCTCCCATCTGGATTATACAGCTCGCGTTAAAATAGAACGTCATGATGAAGTGGGGCAATTATCGCATGCGATTAATACTATGGCAGATAGTCTTCAGACACAATTGAAGATTATTCAAGATAATGAGGATTTACTACAGAGTGTATTAGACAATATGGCCGGCGGCATTGTTATGATTGATGATAAAGATAACATAGCCATGGTAAATCCATTTGCAGAAAAGACGCTTGGTATTAAAAGCTCCCAGCTTCTAGGTAAATCCTATTTAGAGATGAAGCAGCACTACGAATTAACAAAAATTCTTAAAGAAGGACTCTACCATCGTAAGCCCATTCATGAAGAACGAACTTTATATAATCCAGATGAGAAAATCGTACGTTTGGACGGTGTTCCGATGAATGCAGAAGGCGGTCCATATAAGGGTATGCTATTCTTATTTCAGGATGTGACAGACATACGTCGATTGGAGAATATGCGCAGTGAATTCGTTGCTAATGTATCACACGAGTTGAAAACACCCGTAGCAGCCGTGAAGGGGTTCTCTGAGACATTACTCGCTGGGGGCGTGAAAGATGAGAAGACGGTGCGATCTTTTTTACAAATCATATATGATGAAAGTGAAAGACTGAATCGATTAATTGGTGACATTCTTGAATTATCTAAGATTGAATCTAAACGAATTCCGCTATCCCTCTCACCCGTTCATCTCTCTTCGTTTGTCGCTTCAATGTTAGAGACGATGGAAACTGTTGCACAGAAAAAAAGGATTAGTCTACAAGCGGAAGTTCCCGAAGAATTGTATATGGAAGCAGATGAGGATAAACTAAGGCAAATATTGATGAACCTTTTAGCTAACGCCATTAATTACACCCAAGATGGAGGCAGAGTAAGGGTGGTTGTGGATCATCATGAGCTATCTAAAGAAGAAGAGACCATTTCCTTTACAGTTACCGATACAGGCATGGGGATTCCGAAAAAAGATTTGCCGCGCATATTCGAACGCTTCTATCGGGTAGATAAGGCACGTTCACGAATTTCGGGGGGGACTGGACTAGGACTCTCTATTGTGAAGCATCTAGTTGATCTACATCATGGTACATTATCCGTAGAAAGTGAGCTTAATATTGGTTCTTCCTTCAGAGTAGAGTTACCCATGCTACAAGACTCGGAATAA
- a CDS encoding bile acid:sodium symporter family protein: protein MRSWGLSFSRGYEKYMFLIIPSSLIIGFILSRWLMPFVSWSPYIFGYVTFVMALGCGVEHLKWVVKRPAPMILTIILSHGVAPLLAYGIGWLSFGAQSDYTVGLVLFTIIPLGVSSVLWVGMSHGHIPLMLAMVVLDSALSLVVVPGLIEAFFSTQITFDSMKLMKDLLVIVVLPTVIGVTLYEISRGKLKDKTAPVAIPLSKLGFTAVVMLNAAAIAPHVTQLKRDMVIVIPSVVLVVGLSYILGFYGSNILSKPSREIKVTLSYASGMRNISLGMVIAMTYFSPKASVPVVLGIMVQQPLATLFHACVKKWLPMNCVPQTPVKTIEMNNL, encoded by the coding sequence GTGAGAAGCTGGGGGCTGTCTTTTAGTAGAGGTTACGAAAAATATATGTTTCTCATTATTCCAAGTTCGCTTATTATTGGATTCATACTAAGTCGTTGGTTAATGCCTTTTGTGTCATGGTCTCCTTATATTTTTGGTTATGTGACGTTCGTTATGGCGCTTGGCTGTGGGGTTGAACACCTGAAATGGGTAGTGAAACGTCCGGCACCTATGATACTAACCATTATATTAAGTCATGGTGTTGCCCCTTTGTTGGCTTATGGTATAGGCTGGTTGTCTTTCGGAGCTCAATCGGATTATACGGTAGGATTAGTTCTGTTTACGATTATTCCGCTTGGTGTTTCTTCTGTGTTGTGGGTGGGGATGTCCCATGGACATATTCCTCTTATGTTAGCTATGGTCGTACTAGATTCCGCATTAAGTTTAGTAGTGGTACCAGGTCTTATTGAAGCTTTCTTTAGCACACAGATTACATTTGATAGCATGAAATTGATGAAGGATCTTCTTGTCATCGTTGTTCTACCCACCGTGATTGGGGTTACGCTGTATGAAATATCGCGTGGTAAGCTCAAGGACAAGACAGCTCCTGTAGCGATCCCCTTGTCCAAACTTGGATTTACTGCGGTTGTCATGTTGAATGCTGCTGCTATAGCTCCACATGTAACGCAGTTGAAGCGAGATATGGTTATTGTTATCCCTTCTGTTGTGCTTGTAGTTGGATTAAGTTACATTCTAGGGTTCTATGGATCGAATATCCTAAGTAAGCCCTCTAGAGAAATAAAAGTAACCTTATCCTATGCTTCAGGCATGCGGAATATATCGCTTGGGATGGTCATCGCGATGACTTATTTTTCTCCAAAGGCATCTGTTCCAGTCGTACTAGGTATTATGGTTCAACAGCCGTTAGCTACTCTTTTTCATGCCTGTGTGAAGAAATGGCTTCCAATGAATTGTGTTCCACAAACGCCAGTCAAGACGATTGAGATGAATAATTTATAA